The proteins below are encoded in one region of Drosophila santomea strain STO CAGO 1482 chromosome 3R, Prin_Dsan_1.1, whole genome shotgun sequence:
- the LOC120452971 gene encoding UPF0565 protein C2orf69 homolog isoform X1: MLGGGSGERLCTPSTSAGPFRIFSVAGFQNRANDIVYCPPIVRQHSVHVPEDSTAIIYFGGDVQDFPESMETNRDSRGYMKYNLENSAILLREAFPRSHIIVIRPVRMEFKTFSCFDNFVRGNNAGVPDHTPMNHALQHLEKLLQNLSQRLISIPENEILDQAAQAAAAAAAVAAAAAAAALTLSNATVTSESNSQSAPANDSSQEMDIDILQVQENITVDADGAVIFPIVGNEVPEPVNNVSGNNGNIGGGGNDDSVNNHQEQMNNQQLQQQQQTPAAIKMTSPTTAINATNNVEHYNNDCGTRQAPAATATTASAMGTSTCTATSDSNPLWWRENLNLDKSKLVLIGFSKGCVVLNQFIYEFHYLKTLTPDDSSMCRLLSRISDMYWLDGGHGGQKNTWITSRSLLETLTRMGMNIHVHLTPYQVQDDRRPWIRKEEKLFTEMLRRLNAPITRHLHYDNQPANLMTHFEVLQAFCQHVHALNQQQQQIQQQQGAGNSESSAAVAATNNGSNNLLEAGEEAK, translated from the exons ATGCTTGGCGGCGGCAGCGGGGAGCGTCTGTGCACGCCAAGCACTTCGGCCGGCCCATTCCGCATCTTTTCCGTGGCCGGATTCCAGAACCGGGCCAATGACATCGTCTACTGCCCGCCGATTGTGCGCCAGCACTCGGTGCACGTGCCGGAGGACTCCACGGCCATAATCTACTTTGGTGGAGACGTCCAGGACTTCCCGGAGAGCATGGAGACGAACCGCGACAGCCGGGGCTATATGAAGTACAACCTCGAAAACTCGGCTATCCTCCTGCGCGAGGCCTTTCCCCGGTCACACATAATCGTCATCCGGCCCGTGCg CATGGAGTTTAAGACCTTTAGTTGCTTTGACAACTTTGTGAGGGGCAACAACGCAGGAGTTCCGGATCACACGCCCATGAACCATGCCCTCCAGCACTTAGAAAA ACTGCTTCAGAATCTATCGCAGCGCCTGATCTCCATACCAGAGAACGAAATCCTGGATCAGGCCGCCcaggcagcggcagctgctgcggcagtggctgctgctgctgcggccgcAGCTCTAACGCTATCCAATGCCACGGTCACCTCGGAGTCCAACTCACAATCGGCACCGGCCAACGACAGCAGCCAGGAGATGGACATTGACATACTGCAGGTGCAGGAGAATATCACAGTGGACGCGGATGGGGCAGTAATATTTCCCATAGTGGGCAATGAAGTGCCAGAGCCAGTGAACAATGTGTCTGGGAATAATGGCAACATCGGCGGTGGCGGCAACGATGATAGTGTGAACAACCACCAAGAGCAAATGAACAaccagcagctgcaacagcagcagcaaacgcCGGCGGCCATAAAAATGACTTCTCCTACTACGGCGATAAATGCCACCAACAATGTGGAGCACTACAACAACGATTGTGGTACGAGGCAGGCTCCTGCTGCCACTGCAACAACAGCCTCGGCCATGGGCACCTCCACATGCACGGCAACCAGCGACAGCAATCCGCTTTGGTGGCGGGAGAACCTCAATCTGGACAAATCCAAGCTGGTGCTGATTGGCTTTAGCAAGGGCTGCGTCGTGCTCAATCAA ttcaTCTACGAGTTTCACTATCTTAAAACTCTTACGCCCGACGACAGCAGCATGTGCCGCCTTCTCTCCCGAATTTCAGACATGTACTGGCTGGATGGCGGCCACGGGGGCCAAAAGAACACATGGATCACATCCCGAAGTTTGCTGGAAACACTAACGCGGATGG GCATGAACATCCATGTCCACCTGACGCCCTATCAGGTGCAGGATGATCGTCGTCCCTGGATTAGAAAGGAGGAGAAGCTATTCACGGAGATGCTACGGAGGCTGAATGCGCCGATCACCCGGCACTTACACTACGACAACCAGCCGGCGAATCTGATGACCCACTTCGAGGTGCTTCAGGCCTTTTGCCAGCACGTCCATGCGCtcaaccagcagcaacagcaaatccagcagcagcagggagCCGGAAACAGTGAGTCTTCGGCGGCGGTTGCCGCCACCAACAATGGTAGCAACAATCTGTTGGAAGCCGGCGAGGAGGCAAAGTGa
- the LOC120452971 gene encoding UPF0565 protein C2orf69 homolog isoform X2, whose protein sequence is MLGGGSGERLCTPSTSAGPFRIFSVAGFQNRANDIVYCPPIVRQHSVHVPEDSTAIIYFGGDVQDFPESMETNRDSRGYMKYNLENSAILLREAFPRSHIIVIRPVRMEFKTFSCFDNFVRGNNAGVPDHTPMNHALQHLEKLLQNLSQRLISIPENEILDQAAQAAAAAAAVAAAAAAAALTLSNATVTSESNSQSAPANDSSQEMDIDILQVQENITVDADGAVIFPIVGNEVPEPVNNVSGNNGNIGGGGNDDSVNNHQEQMNNQQLQQQQQTPAAIKMTSPTTAINATNNVEHYNNDCGTRQAPAATATTASAMGTSTCTATSDSNPLWWRENLNLDKSKLVLIGFSKGCVVLNQFIYEFHYLKTLTPDDSSMCRLLSRISDMYWLDGGHGGQKNTWITSRSLLETLTRMAGMNIHVHLTPYQVQDDRRPWIRKEEKLFTEMLRRLNAPITRHLHYDNQPANLMTHFEVLQAFCQHVHALNQQQQQIQQQQGAGNSESSAAVAATNNGSNNLLEAGEEAK, encoded by the exons ATGCTTGGCGGCGGCAGCGGGGAGCGTCTGTGCACGCCAAGCACTTCGGCCGGCCCATTCCGCATCTTTTCCGTGGCCGGATTCCAGAACCGGGCCAATGACATCGTCTACTGCCCGCCGATTGTGCGCCAGCACTCGGTGCACGTGCCGGAGGACTCCACGGCCATAATCTACTTTGGTGGAGACGTCCAGGACTTCCCGGAGAGCATGGAGACGAACCGCGACAGCCGGGGCTATATGAAGTACAACCTCGAAAACTCGGCTATCCTCCTGCGCGAGGCCTTTCCCCGGTCACACATAATCGTCATCCGGCCCGTGCg CATGGAGTTTAAGACCTTTAGTTGCTTTGACAACTTTGTGAGGGGCAACAACGCAGGAGTTCCGGATCACACGCCCATGAACCATGCCCTCCAGCACTTAGAAAA ACTGCTTCAGAATCTATCGCAGCGCCTGATCTCCATACCAGAGAACGAAATCCTGGATCAGGCCGCCcaggcagcggcagctgctgcggcagtggctgctgctgctgcggccgcAGCTCTAACGCTATCCAATGCCACGGTCACCTCGGAGTCCAACTCACAATCGGCACCGGCCAACGACAGCAGCCAGGAGATGGACATTGACATACTGCAGGTGCAGGAGAATATCACAGTGGACGCGGATGGGGCAGTAATATTTCCCATAGTGGGCAATGAAGTGCCAGAGCCAGTGAACAATGTGTCTGGGAATAATGGCAACATCGGCGGTGGCGGCAACGATGATAGTGTGAACAACCACCAAGAGCAAATGAACAaccagcagctgcaacagcagcagcaaacgcCGGCGGCCATAAAAATGACTTCTCCTACTACGGCGATAAATGCCACCAACAATGTGGAGCACTACAACAACGATTGTGGTACGAGGCAGGCTCCTGCTGCCACTGCAACAACAGCCTCGGCCATGGGCACCTCCACATGCACGGCAACCAGCGACAGCAATCCGCTTTGGTGGCGGGAGAACCTCAATCTGGACAAATCCAAGCTGGTGCTGATTGGCTTTAGCAAGGGCTGCGTCGTGCTCAATCAA ttcaTCTACGAGTTTCACTATCTTAAAACTCTTACGCCCGACGACAGCAGCATGTGCCGCCTTCTCTCCCGAATTTCAGACATGTACTGGCTGGATGGCGGCCACGGGGGCCAAAAGAACACATGGATCACATCCCGAAGTTTGCTGGAAACACTAACGCGGATGG CAGGCATGAACATCCATGTCCACCTGACGCCCTATCAGGTGCAGGATGATCGTCGTCCCTGGATTAGAAAGGAGGAGAAGCTATTCACGGAGATGCTACGGAGGCTGAATGCGCCGATCACCCGGCACTTACACTACGACAACCAGCCGGCGAATCTGATGACCCACTTCGAGGTGCTTCAGGCCTTTTGCCAGCACGTCCATGCGCtcaaccagcagcaacagcaaatccagcagcagcagggagCCGGAAACAGTGAGTCTTCGGCGGCGGTTGCCGCCACCAACAATGGTAGCAACAATCTGTTGGAAGCCGGCGAGGAGGCAAAGTGa
- the LOC120454570 gene encoding cyclin-Q, which translates to MKNVLDVMSLQQHVESNKAQTMKPIDYRKLNKPGVVPMYIFECAAKLKMKPLTAACAAIVFHRFFREVKPSDYDEFLIAASSLYLAGKIKEDESVKIRDVINVAYCTLNRGNAPLDLNDEYWSMRDAIVQAELLITRTLGFDLNIDLAHKYLLHYMKTLQDWVGTEVWNSVPIAKAAASYLQDFHHSANILKYKPTHVAIGCLSLALQTYGIQVPLTDESDESAMWYKPLVKDFTRENQWEIIENVIEVYKHEAFLKAA; encoded by the exons ATGAAAAACGTTTTGGATGTAATGTCGTTGCAGCAGCACGTGGAGTCGAACAAGGCGCAGACCATGAAGCCCATCGACTATCG CAAACTGAACAAACCCGGAGTGGTGCCGATGTACATCTTTGAGTGCGCGGCCAAGTTGAAAATGAAACCACTGACGGCAGCCTGTGCAGCCATAGTGTTCCATCGTTTCTTCCGGGAGGTCAAGCCCAGTGACTACGATGAGTTC CTCATTGCCGCGTCCTCGCTGTACTTGGCTGGCAAAATCAAGGAGGACGAAAGTGTTAAGATACGCGATGTCATCAACGTGGCATATTGCACCCTGAACCGGGGCAATGCTCCGTTGGACCTGAACGATGAGTACTGGTCGATGAGGGACGCCATTGTCCAGGCCGAGCTGCTCATAACGCGCACCCTGGGCTTCGATCTGAACATAGATCTGGCCCACAAGTACTTACTGCACTACATGAAGACCCTGCAAGACTGGGTGGGCACCGAGGTGTGGAACTCGGTGCCCATCGCCAAGGCAGCCGCCTCCTATCTGCAAGACTTTCACCACAGCGCCAATATCCTGAAGTACAAGCCCACCCATGTGGCCATAGGATGCCTCTCGCTGGCCCTCCAGACCTACGGCATTCAGGTGCCGCTCACCGACGAGTCCGACGAATCCGCCATGTGGTACAAGCCCTTGGTCAAGGACTTCACCAGAGAGAACCAGTGGGAAATCATCGAGAATGTGATCGAAGTTTACAAGCATGAGGCCTTCCTGAAGGCCGCCTAA
- the LOC120452975 gene encoding alpha-2C adrenergic receptor — protein MRKGTAALKRQQVAQLRHHHQQLLAAAPELALASSSRLAAALISSAVALSASSASLVNNHHSHMQQQQPQQPPQTRHHHHPATYRHHHHHHSHHYSHHHHHQCRSKRKLQKLYYTLCR, from the coding sequence ATGCGCAAGGGAACCGCCGCCCTCAAGCGTCAGCAGGTGGCGCAGCTGCGCCATCACCACCAACAGCTGCTGGCTGCCGCTCCGGAGCTCGCCCTGGCCTCCTCTTCGCGCCTGGCTGCGGCCCTGATCTCGTCGGCGGTGGCCCTAAGCGCCTCGTCCGCGAGCCTTGTAAATAATCACCACAGCCAtatgcaacaacagcaaccgcagcagccGCCACAGACGCGCCATCATCACCATCCGGCAACATACAggcatcaccaccaccaccactcaCATCACTACTcgcaccaccatcatcatcagtgTCGCTCGAAACGCAAACTGCAGAAATTGTATTATACGCTTTGCCGTTAG
- the LOC120452974 gene encoding glucosidase 2 subunit beta encodes MRKTWVKRENIYFKPFYKQKSKMFLLLIFLVGISFIAYQAFSLNQLPGVPAPWNLQQIKRKHQQMMQSLGSKQRDVDDFDGGGGDAVTSAGGETLAVAGHEDPIKIVRGTRLFDYDAYKPNFEGKFRCLDGSKEIPFDHLNDNYCDCEDDGSDEPSTNACTKGRFYCRYQKRHITGRGLDVYVASSRINDHVCDCCDGSDEWSTATKCPNDCA; translated from the exons ATGCGTAAGACGTGGGTGAAGAGGGAGAATATATACTTCAAGCCCTTCTACAAGCAGAAGTCAAAGATGTTCCTGCTGCTTATCTTCCTGGTGGGGATTTCCTTCATCGCGTATCAG GCCTTCTCGCTGAACCAGCTGCCCGGAGTGCCTGCTCCTTGGAATCTGCAGCAGATCAAACGAAAGCACCAGCAGATGATGCAGTCTCTGGGCAGCAAGCAGCGCGACGTGGACGACTTCGATGGCGGAGGAGGGGATGCAGTTACTTCGGCAGGCGGAGAAACATTAGCTGTGGCTGGCCACGAGGATCCAATCAAGATTGTCAG GGGCACAAGACTCTTCGACTACGACGCCTACAAGCCCAACTTCGAGGGCAAGTTCCGGTGTCTGGATGGCTCCAAGGAGATTCCGTTCGATCACCTGAACGACAACTATTGCGACTGTGAGGATGACGGCAGCGATGAGCCCAGCACGAATGCCTGCACCAAGGGGCGGTTCTACTGCCGCTACCAGAAGCGTCACATCACGGGCCGGGGCCTGGATGTCTACGTTGCCAGCAGCCGAATCAATGACCACGTGTGCGACTGCTGCGACGGCAGCGACGAGTGGAGCACGGCGACCAAGTGCCCCAATGACTGTGCGTAG